The Sulfurimonas sp. genome includes the window GGCTTTGAAAATTTAGTAGATGCTATCAAAGCTTGGAATAATAACGAGATATAGCTTTACATTTAAAAAATACTTAGTTATAATTCCACCATCGTTTTGGCTCTCAAAATAATCCCTCTGTGATTGTGAGCTGTATATAACGCCAATAGGCGGTAAGAGGCACAATAAAACTACTTTATATTTTATTCTGCAAACATACCCCAAAAATTTATTGAAACCAAGGAAAACAAATGACAGTAATTAGACTTACTCGTATGGGAAGAAAAAAACAACCATTTTATCGTATCGCGGTAACAGATAGCCGTAAGCGTAGAGATGGTGGTTGGATTGAACTTATTGGACATTATAATCCCATGACAAAAGTAATAGTTGTAGACAATGAAAGAGTTGACTACTGGTTAAGCGTTGGTGCTCAAATGAGTAGCAGAGTTAAAAAGATAACTGGTCGTTAATGATGATTAGTGAATTTATCGCACAGTTTGCAAAACTTATAGCAACTTATCCAGATGATATAAAAGT containing:
- the rpsP gene encoding 30S ribosomal protein S16, coding for MTVIRLTRMGRKKQPFYRIAVTDSRKRRDGGWIELIGHYNPMTKVIVVDNERVDYWLSVGAQMSSRVKKITGR